The following coding sequences lie in one Rutidosis leptorrhynchoides isolate AG116_Rl617_1_P2 chromosome 4, CSIRO_AGI_Rlap_v1, whole genome shotgun sequence genomic window:
- the LOC139843876 gene encoding small ribosomal subunit protein uS13c, whose amino-acid sequence MAQAAATPVAPSLSLICNSSSSLFKSKPASSLSFSTFNPPKVGGLSIRCARVGGVEIPNNKRVQYSLQYIHGIGRTRALEILNDLQMENKITKDLSEDELIILRDQVSKYMIEGDLRRFNALAIRRLKEIQCYRGIRHIQGLPCRGQRTKNNCRTLKGKKVAIAGKKKAPR is encoded by the exons ATGGCACAAGCAGCAGCGACACCGGTAGCACCATCACTATCTCTCATCtgcaattcatcatcatcattgttcaaATCAAAACCTGCATCTTCTCTATCCTTCTCAACTTTCAATCCTCCCAAG GTTGGTGGATTGAGCATAAGATGTGCTCGTGTTGGTGGAGTTGAAATCCCTAACAACAAAAGAGTACAGTATTCGTTACAATACATACATGGAATTGGGCGTACTAGGGCTCTTGAAATCTTGAATGATCTTCAAATGGAGAATAAAATTACTAAAGATTTATCTGAAGATGAACTTATTATCCTTCGTGACCAAGTTTCTAAGTACATGATTGAAGGAGACCTT AGGCGATTCAATGCACTTGCAATTAGGAGACTGAAGGAAATTCAGTGCTACAGAGGCATACGTCACATTCAAGGACTCCCTTGTAGAGGTCAGCGCACAAAGAACAATTGCAGGACTTTGAAGGGTAAGAAGGTTGCTATTGCTGGCAAAAAGAAGGCCCCTCGTTAG